One Dioscorea cayenensis subsp. rotundata cultivar TDr96_F1 chromosome 19, TDr96_F1_v2_PseudoChromosome.rev07_lg8_w22 25.fasta, whole genome shotgun sequence genomic window, GAAGAACCAGCGCAAAAGCAGAATATGCTAGAAATGATGTAGAGATCTCCGGCATTTCTTCAGTTCTCATTCTAATTATCCATTCTCTATCCTTCTTCGGTTCTGCAATATCGACATAGAGAAACGGAATCATATATACTAAAGAAACCGGAAGATATAATCAACTTAAGTTTCTACAAACACTAAATGGATCATAATTGCGaataaaactaaattattatgaaaagactaaaagaagaagaagaagaggatgagaAGAACCAGGGGCAGAAGTGGTTGGTCTTCTCCGGGGGAGGGTGTCCTTCTGGGAGAGTAACTCTAGTTGCTGGTCCAACTTTTTTAGTGCTTCTCGGGCATTGTTTTCATTAATCTTAAACTGGGATTCCTCGCTCTCTGCTATGCTGGCACGCCAACTACTGCTTCTCCGTGGATTTATATGCTTGAATTTGATATCGCGATGAAACAGTGATGAAGAACAAGAGCTGAATCCTGTTAGTGCAAACattgcagcagcagcagcacaaaAAAGATATAATGTAAGCCGCTGGTATTGAAGAAGAATATAGTGAAGTACCTGCCAAGAGTTATGGATAACAAGCTGAAGAAATTGCAGCCATGTTGCAGAAATATCTCATTGCTTTAAGATCCGTGTCCTATCACATGAGTTGTCTTCAATCAAATGGACCCTACAATAACAACAGAAATCAGAAGTTCTTATATGGTTTACAGATGCTAGAGTATGAAAGAACCATGAGGGTTCACACACTCAaatttgaattgattgagtCATAAGAATAATTGAATATTCCTTTTTCAGATTTCCAGCATCAGAATTAGCAGAAAATTGAATATAGGAGAGACTTGAGTGTATCTATGGTAACAGAATACGCAATtgcttcaaaattttgaaataggAGCTAATAATATAATTCAGCAAGCTCcgtataatttatatgtatgCTTCTGATCATGAACAGAATCTCAATAAGATATTCTTcaatgaattttatttgttgtatgaGAGCCTCTTCCATGTAGTGAGCTCTGAATGGCGTGATAAAAAGTATTATTGTATATTCTCCAAGCCAACTGGTCTTCCCAAGAAGTGGTTGCTGATAAGTTCCCAACTGACCAACTTAAATGGCGTGGCAAGATTGGTCATCAGGAGCTGTTCACTTTTTCTTTGTGACCTTTGGGTTCTTGCATAATCGGATGCTTGAAGGAGTGATCTCCACCAGCTCATCTTCTTCAATGTATTCTATGCAGTCATCCAAGCTAAGAGTCAAGGGTGTATCAAGCACAACTGCACAAGTAGAGTGAACAAAGATTAGCTAACCCCGGATACCATGACTATGCCTGACTAGACTGGAACAATAAGGCACAAAGCGTTGGGTTCTGACCACAAATACGGGGTTTCACAAAACTGACTAGCAAATCTGattatattattgatttaagTGTGCAATGCAATAATTTAATGCAATAACACTAATATCTACCAAGAGCTATGACTAGTTATATGAAAACCACCAGAAAGGATAGCTGATACAAACCCGAGTTAGATCAAAGTATCATTAGATAATCATTTACTCTGTCTGGAACATTAAGGCCAAGCATAAGTTAATACAAATTGAGCTTATCTACAGATCATCAAGTTATTTCCTGTCAAAATTTAGGTTTTGAGGTCACCTGTCTGTTCTTTGTTTGATCGAATATTTGTTGCAGCCTTCTTCTTGCACACATTAAGAGACAAATCACCAGGTCTTTGATGGATACCTACAATCTGACCTTTGTATACTTCTACACCTGGGCCAACAAACATCTGTCCCCTTTCTTGTGCACTAAAAAGGGCATAAGAGGTGGTTGTTCCATTTTCAAAAGCAACCTACATGACAAATTTCATTTGTTCAGGTTTCTGATATCCTAAATTATCAAGCTGTCGACAAGAAGGTTTAAAAAAAGCGGTAAATTAGATATAATCATCTCTTACCAAGGATCCTTGATCCCTTGTGCTAATATCTCCAGCCCAAGGCCCATAGGCATCAAATACTGTGTTAAGAACCGCTGTACCACGTGAAGCTGTTAGGATTGAATTTCGCAGTCCAAGAAGACCTCGTGTGGGAATCTTATACTTGAGCAAGGATGTTCCCTCCGACCTACATGATTCAATGGAAATGCTATTAGTCCACCAACAAAAGAAGCAcagagggaaaaaaaattaaggcaaGGATACACCAAATCTTGCTATGAGATCACAATCTGAAGGATCAAACTACAAACTTTAAGAGCAAAACAATTTTATGTTCCTTCAATAATACACAGAAAGATGTAGAAGTTCATAAAAACACAGCATTCCTTGGAATAATGTTGGAATACGATGGTAGAAATTTTGGTCAATTTCATAAGGGccaaaataaagcaaaatgCAATATATAAGGAAGTTTGCTTAATTAAATTCAATGCAAAATCATGCTAGTTGGTGAATACTAATTTTAGATTTGATACCAGATGCCATAAGTACTAACATTTAGTCTAGCAGATGATCCAAGGAGGTCCAGGCCAACATCAGTGGCCATATAAACAATTTTATACAGCAAGTACCCATTGAAGATGGGCCCTGTAAAAACCACTAGAGAAGTGGAGGATAGTTTGAGTGGCACCCATTTCTCTAGATGatatattttacaatcaaatcTCTGCATAATCCAAAAACAATATCTATGATGTGGAATGCAGACGAGaacttcataaaaatataaataataatatagctcTATTCATCTGGCCTAAAAAGTACGATCTGTGACACCACAACCCACTGGCCATAATAAGATGATGGTTGCCGACTCCTTTAGTAGGTTGGGCTGGGTCCAAGTTGACCTCATTTTAGTTGTGATTGGAAGTCGACCTCAACCAATACATGATCCACATGGCACCAAAGTTCACTTTAGTTTTGCACATGCTATGAAGAAGACTGCCAAGACAAAAGAATAGGGCACATCTTTAagtgaattattattttacttaagCGTAGCCAGtgtcatcttctttctcttatgCAAGAGTCATCCAACAATTGGAAGATCTCAAGAAGCATGTAAAAGGAGAAGAAGGTAGACACAAACCCAATTCCTTGCATATCAAACATTTGCCCTCGCCTTTTCCCCAGAAGTTCGACCACAGGTCCCATATATTCTTCTGGTACCTCCACAGTAGCAATCTGCAGCCAATCCAGAGTGAGAATTTATAAGAATAAGGCTATCTGACTATTTACTTGGAAATAAAACAAGGTGGAATTCAAAGTTCAAAACAGCATAAAAAGAAATCATTCTCAGAAGAAACTTAGGTTTATGATGCAAAGATAATGATGAATATGCTCATCTTCACTTGAAAGTCTATCCAAAAGAAAGTTCACCTCGTACGGTTCCAACAGCTTGTCATCTACCCTCTTGCTAATAACCTTGGGTGGACCTACCATAAACTCATATCCTTCTCTTCGCCTAAGATATCACCAAgggattaataaattaaatatgggTAATAATTTgcagaaaatacaaataaacttaACACAAACTACATTTGAAATTACATGTTTTCTATTAAGATGGTGATATGCAATGTGCCCCTCCCGCTAACAATAAATGTGTCAGCTGTTTCTCCATCTTCAACTTTCATGGCTAAATTCCGCTCAAGTTCGCGATAAAGCCTATCTCGAAGGTTGCGACTGGTTACATATTTTCCCTgttgacaaaataaaattgtCATGCAACCACCTCTTTTGATGCACAGAagtttcacaaaataaaatgtgTCAGCTGTTGTCAGATCATAAAATGCAGCTACTCTAAACAAGCAGTCCATGATAACAACCTTCTATAGGAGATAGAAAATCATCTCTTTTGATGCACAGAAGATTCCAATGCAACAgcaataaaaagataatattcTCAAATAcgatatgaatttttaaaaataactaccTTCATAGGTTTATCTTGATGGCATATTTAATCATCAATTTGACGTAGTATAAACTAGGAATCAGATGACAAAACATATGAATCTTAGTGCATAGGAAGTAGAAAAGCCCATGTTAACTCTGGACTTAGGTGTGCAGACGCACACAAATTGGATGACGTACTTCTAACTCATTAGAATTTAATgtgcaataatatatatataggctttTGTAAAGTATTTACCTCTCGACCAACAAAAGGTGAAGTGTTTATTGTAAAAGACATTCTCACAGTGGGCTCCTCCACTTTAATGGAAGGTAATGCAGTGCCAGAACTTCTATCAGCGATTGTCTCCCCAATCTACAAAATGAAAGAGAGCAAAGGAAGCTTcctttattaagaaaataataataaaagtagcTGCTGCACTGTATAACAATGTAGTTACACTGATTAGAGTTCATATGGAAAATTTCCACATTGATgccaacataaataaataaatgattgcTAAGGTACTCACCATTATGTCACTGACACCACAGACTGCACAAATGTCACCAGCTTCAACACTTTCAGCAGGAACTCTACTGAAATTCTCATACACAAAAAGCTCACTAATTTTAGCAAGTCTACATGTTTCATCTGAGGTGCACACCTACAGTAGGAAATTGTTTGCATTAATACTATAATTATATCAGAAATAGTTGGCAAGCAAATTGATGTCAAATCCTATGACAAAGATTACATTAAGCTGGCACCATTACCACATAAATATCAGCAAAGAGTCATAAAGACGAGTCTTCCAGACATAGCTTTGACCCTCTCTCATCCCCTACTTCCCCCAATAGAGCCCCGAATTTTCCCATATTTAGGGAATTAGCAAGGTATTTATTCTTAAATTGTACTCAATGTTCAATGCATGATAATTAAATAGCATATGCAAAGGGacatatacatatttatgtCTGTCTGCACATATGTACACATTTTCATAGTTGAAGAATTTTACCTTCACTTCCATTCCTTTTTTCAATTCCCCAGCATGCAGACGCCCAATTGCAATTCTACCTTTATGCTCATCATATTCAATATTGGTCACCTACAATTTGGAGAACATAAACTTATAACATGGACACTTTACcacaacatatatattaaaaactaatcaaacatgaaagaagtaaataaataaataaaatatctattaTTGGCTTTCAAGAACATTCTGCCTTAGACTCAACAATGAATGGATAAAAAGAGAGCAATACTTGACCAAGCTAGAAGTTATATCAATGCCATGCAGATATTCAGATGAGATAAAGGAACTCAAGGTTCCCCGATAAGAACTTCCAACATATGATACACAATGGATGCTTGGCCATCCAAGTATAAAACTTTTCCAGAGTCCGGACTTCACTGTAACAAAGATTTCTCTTATTCTTTAAATAACAGCCCTTTTTcttggaaattaaaaataaactacaCAAGCTGTCAAAAGGCCAATCCATAAAGCAAGAATGCTAACTAAGACCTTTTTGTGgagaaaaaacatataatttgggatagataaaataatatcagAAATCAATGAAGAAGAGCATAAATAACCATAATTTTCTGGATTATATCTATTACGGCAAATGGAAAAGTACTAACAAGCATTTGCAGTGGGCCATCTTTGTTAATAGATGGTTCTGGTATGCATCTTAGGATAGCCTCAAAAAGTGGTCCCAGATCATCTGCAAGATCATCTGGAGATAGTCCGGCCTTTCCCTTGATACCACTTGCATATATAGCTTGAAAATCACACTGCAATATTGCATAATAGCAAGAAGTCAAGTTAAATAGAATTTGTTTATGACGTGAAGAGAGGATCATCATTACCTGTTCATCAGTTGCGTTTAACTCAATAAAAAGTTCAAATGTAGAATTAATCACAAAGTCTGGACGGGCTGAAGGCCTATCAATCTTGTTAACAACTACTACAACTGCATGTCCAAATTCTAAAGCTTTCTTCAAGACAAATCTAGTTTGAGGCATTGGCCCTTCTACAGAATCTACCtgcaaaattaataaaataggaTTAGTCAATTTGGCGGATTGTAAtccataaaaattttacaaaccaTCATATTAAAAAGTAGGCCAACACGAAATTAAGTGTACGAGGGATGAGTCGGATGACATCAGAAATAGCATTAAAAGGAGTAAGAGAAATTTAAAGCATCAGGGCCCACCTCAATATGGGATCCATTTCAAAAACTACAAAAGTGAATAGGGAACTGATGATGTTCTAACCAAGCTTCTGAACTTCAATTCAATCGTcaacaaggaaaaagaaaacattttctTTAGTATATTATTCAGAATATTGCCATACATGTTGCAGTCAGTGCTTATTAGATAAAAGCATTTTGAAATCACTCGCTAATTCAATCCAAATATAGTTTCTATGACCATGATAAATGACATAAAAGAGCTGATAAGAAAGTGCATCTAAGGGAGCTTCATGGGTAGACAAAAATCAGTAGCAATTCTACTCCAAAGATTATGCTATGAAGTGCAGGTATTGTACCACTAAAAGAACGCCTTCAACCATGTTCAGAACACGTTCCACTTCCCCACCAAAATCTGAGTGACCTGGAGTATCGATGATATTAATCTTGGTCCCTTTGTAGAATATTGATGTGttcttactaagaattgtaaTTCCTCTTTCCCGTTCCAGATCATTTGAGTCCATTATCCTCTCCTGCACAAATTGGTTATCACGGAAAACCTGCAAAAGCAACCAAATAATGGTTACCTCTAATGGAATAATGTGCTATTTTTCCTATTGTCTATGACAGTGTAATTCTCTCAAAAACTTAAAGTTAAGAATGAGATTTGAATGAGCCAGAAATTCATGGGAAGTTTTCATATTAAGTTATTTCACAtgtttgaggaaaaaaaatgataatcatAATGCCACTCCATATAAATTCTTTAATATGTACTAAACTTCCATGAAGGACTACAGGTCTACAGCACGTGGGGTCAACTCCAATTGAGAAACCCACAGCATAACAAATATACAGCTTCTTGTCACAAATGATTATGTAGATCTGCGCaattttattgatgataatgatttgtggttttttagttttatcCATCAAAGCTAAAAAACAGACTAAAGAGAAGAAGCCCAGAACATGTTAAAAACAAACATCCAAGTTGATAAGGTCCTTAAGTTTGTCTAACTAATTCTTAGAGTACAATAGGGCAGATAAACAAAGTAtggttttgatatttaaatccCATCTAGAGCCCAAACTTCGATTTCAGTATGTTTTATGAATAGTTAGTTAACACTAATTAGTCAAATAATCACAGATATGAAGATAAATGGAAGCTAACCAAGCTTATACCTAGGtaccaataaaaaaatgtagaaaaGAAACCATACTGAAGATATCTAGTAACTAAATGCATCTCTATGCAAAATTTTCACCACTCTAGCTTGAGTTGTACACTTGTACCAGATATAGTCTCATTGACATGAACCAAATATCAGTAGTTCACTAAAcattcaaattgattttgatcaATAACATAAACTATTAGGAACCATCAATCATTAGAAGCATGGACTTTACCTTTGCTTGCTTCAACATAGCATCCACTAAAGTTGTTTTACCATGATCAACATGAGCAATAATTGCTATATTTCTCACATCTCTTCTTGTCATTAACTTCTTCTTCCCTACTGCAATGGCAAATGGCAATGTCAAAACTCTAATAACAAAGATAACTaagtcagaaaaaaaaattatcaataaagGGGATTAATCTATAGTTGAAAAGGACAAACATAATTAAATGTTTGATCAAATAAGAacatattaaatgtttaaacCATATACGTACAAGATGAAACTATATCTGCTCATTCAGAAAACAATTGtcttccaaatttttttaatgcataccCCATAGACTTCAGAATTTGTCCAAGAATAAAAACAAGGGCATATTTAGCATCTCACTTCATTGATCCGCGTCTAATTCACAAAATCCCAATcttttcacacattttcacaATTCACAGGCCACAACATTTCAAGAATCAGAAAGAAACTCAACAAGCCGCAAGCAGAGaataataatttaacaataCCAGAGGCAGTCTCCGTCGTGGAAGAGGTGGAACATCGGATAGTTCCTCGACCAAACGATCTCGAAAAACAACTTCGATTTCCGCGCGCTTTCAATGCGAAAGATGGGCAGAAGCTTCTACCAGAAACCCCCTTAACGAAAGAAAGGGCAAATGGAGCTTCTCTTGGGCTAGGGTTTACAGAGAGACGGCCAAAAGAAGGGCGAAAGCTCACCGCCGTCTCCATTGCTTCCAAGCTGAGAACTCGAGCGCGAAGGGATTTCGCAGGAGAGGCTCTTATTGACTGAGGATTAGTGAGTGAGTTATAATTTATACAATCAATGAATTCTGTGTGTGGTGTGCCGTCGGAACCGTATAGAAGACTAGTGAACTTGGCTGTGATGCTCATGTAAAAGTTCGAAGTGGTAAAAAGGTCTTGCGTTTAACCGGTTCCGCAAGAACAACATAACTCTTCTAAGGATTGGCTTAAGACTCTTCACCTGTTGCTTGTGGTCTAGCACTCACAAAATGTctctgttttatttattttggtttaaatGTGAATAATAACTCTGAATGAAGCTTAATAACgttttaaatgaataatttagtagatatataatatattctaaaaatatttcaaggaataattttaaatttttataacatttaatttttttatttatattacttataatattaataattaaaatttatgcaataaatatttataaaatctttaaaatctaaaatatacaATATGGAATGTAaggattatttaattatattattttttatatatgatattgtctcAAAACTTCTCGTAAAATTTTTACAACTCTGATATTAAACCGGAGAGAATGTATCTAATGGCAATCAGTAAAACTAGTCTCCATTTTACTACAAAGAGGCAATCGACAGCATATCTTTCTGGACATAGTTATAATTATGAAGTGTGCCTGACTATTATCTTTAAAGCAAGTGtaacattaaaattttgattggtaacacaaaataaaatagtaagACAGTAGAATAGAACAAGCTCTGGTATCCTTAACTGTCAACATAAGTTAACAGTGGATGGCAGATTTATGTTGGCCTTCACTCATAATGTTTGCAAAACTGAGTTCAATGGACAGGCGACATTTATTCACTTTTGCCATTTTGTTGAGTAGAGACGAAGTTGCGAATAACTTCCATTGCCAGCTGATGAGCGGTTTTGTTCTGCAGTCGCGCGAGTTCATCCATGGCTTCGTATGTCGAGCGGTCTGCAAATAGTTTGAGGTTCATGCGTGAAGGAGGTTCTGGAAGACCATCCCACTTCTCCACCATTTCTTGCAGTTTTTCAAAGCCCTGTAAAAAGATGCAATTAGTTATCTATTTCTTTCCCtgataagaagaaagaaatttgAAGAGAATGGAAAACTGTCTTTAACTTTCTGAATGATCTAGTAAATCAGAAATTGTTTAGCACAGGTAATCCTTTTGTTTTAGAATCAAGACGCATTACCCAATAACTAATATTAGGTAGTTTGCAAACCATTGTCACAGGAAACAATATGA contains:
- the LOC120249262 gene encoding uncharacterized protein LOC120249262, which produces MTNLATPFKLVLHYILLQYQRLTLYLFCAAAAAMFALTGFSSCSSSLFHRDIKFKHINPRRSSSWRASIAESEESQFKINENNAREALKKLDQQLELLSQKDTLPRRRPTTSAPEPKKDREWIIRMRTEEMPEISTSFLAYSAFALVLLTIFNNIIFNVYIKPSIDGYEEVTKIQRVPLLDPMEQQSPQLADQQ
- the LOC120249473 gene encoding putative elongation factor TypA-like SVR3, chloroplastic; translation: METAVSFRPSFGRLSVNPSPREAPFALSFVKGVSGRSFCPSFALKARGNRSCFSRSFGRGTIRCSTSSTTETASVGKKKLMTRRDVRNIAIIAHVDHGKTTLVDAMLKQAKVFRDNQFVQERIMDSNDLERERGITILSKNTSIFYKGTKINIIDTPGHSDFGGEVERVLNMVEGVLLVVDSVEGPMPQTRFVLKKALEFGHAVVVVVNKIDRPSARPDFVINSTFELFIELNATDEQCDFQAIYASGIKGKAGLSPDDLADDLGPLFEAILRCIPEPSINKDGPLQMLVTNIEYDEHKGRIAIGRLHAGELKKGMEVKVCTSDETCRLAKISELFVYENFSRVPAESVEAGDICAVCGVSDIMIGETIADRSSGTALPSIKVEEPTVRMSFTINTSPFVGREGKYVTSRNLRDRLYRELERNLAMKVEDGETADTFIVSGRGTLHITILIENMRREGYEFMVGPPKVISKRVDDKLLEPYEIATVEVPEEYMGPVVELLGKRRGQMFDMQGIGSEGTSLLKYKIPTRGLLGLRNSILTASRGTAVLNTVFDAYGPWAGDISTRDQGSLVAFENGTTTSYALFSAQERGQMFVGPGVEVYKGQIVGIHQRPGDLSLNVCKKKAATNIRSNKEQTVVLDTPLTLSLDDCIEYIEEDELVEITPSSIRLCKNPKVTKKK